In one window of Haloimpatiens sp. FM7315 DNA:
- a CDS encoding formate/nitrite transporter family protein: MSNNLLKPPEIRTMTITSAETKSLINLKQGSILGMLAGAFVAMGASASTVASHSILNIGISRFVSGMIFPVGLMLVIICGAELFTGNNLMFIALLEGKIKLKDMLKNWAIVYVFNFLGALTIAILIFYSGVLDINSGKVGGALIKVAAYKSGLKFSRAFSSAILCNFLVCLAVWASFAAKDVAGKLVMSWFPIMAFVVCGFEHCVANMYYLTIGILAKSNLLYVQTSGLSADKLSLISIKTIFNNLIPVTLGNIVGGCILVSGAYYIAYKNNKKEENDKEVNFSKKAI; this comes from the coding sequence ATGAGCAATAATTTGTTAAAACCCCCTGAAATTAGAACTATGACTATAACTTCAGCTGAAACTAAGTCTCTAATTAATCTTAAGCAGGGAAGTATTTTAGGTATGCTTGCAGGAGCTTTTGTAGCCATGGGGGCATCGGCTTCAACAGTGGCTTCTCATAGTATTTTAAATATTGGGATATCAAGATTTGTAAGCGGGATGATATTTCCTGTTGGTTTAATGCTAGTTATAATTTGTGGAGCAGAGCTTTTCACTGGGAATAACCTTATGTTTATAGCGCTTTTAGAAGGTAAAATAAAGTTAAAAGATATGTTAAAAAATTGGGCGATTGTATATGTATTTAACTTTTTAGGCGCTTTAACCATAGCAATTCTTATTTTTTATTCTGGAGTATTAGATATAAATTCTGGGAAAGTTGGTGGAGCTTTAATTAAAGTTGCTGCTTATAAATCAGGTTTAAAATTTAGCAGGGCATTTTCTAGCGCAATACTTTGTAATTTTTTAGTATGTCTTGCAGTTTGGGCTTCTTTTGCAGCTAAAGATGTTGCGGGAAAATTAGTAATGAGCTGGTTTCCTATAATGGCCTTTGTAGTTTGTGGTTTTGAACACTGCGTTGCTAATATGTATTATTTAACCATAGGGATTTTGGCTAAGTCAAATCTTTTATATGTACAAACTTCCGGCCTTTCAGCTGACAAATTATCTCTTATATCCATTAAGACTATTTTTAATAATTTAATACCTGTAACTTTAGGGAATATTGTTGGGGGATGTATTTTAGTAAGTGGAGCATATTACATAGCTTATAAAAACAACAAAAAAGAAGAAAATGATAAAGAAGTAAATTTTTCAAAGAAGGCAATTTAG
- a CDS encoding sensor histidine kinase: MKWKLTFRFISTIISVVIIVVFINIVAIIGITMKSNYNKSSNNLLSELDAEDFTRNFEKCIGIFDDKIGMDEKGKKLLDSKGIWFQILDEQGKEVYSYKRPSKVPLKYTPFQIVNAYKYEGGVGTAETIFLGEKNINNVKYSYIIGFPMKEVEKQIFVYNIDKMKFLFKNISTFVILIDSIIALFFGYLFSRGLTKPMGNIISGVNKMSQGDYSKVYKPNGIYKEVFYNLNDLNYTLKENEKERKKLENMRQEWIANISHDIKTPLASIKGYAEILGSPEYEFSEEEIKSYANIIDKKSQYIKQLVDDLNLVQKLKNNTSMLNIKEVNLVKLTKDVVIDILNDYKYKDSDINFISRENVILKEVDEVLIKRVIHNLLYNAIIHNSKDVKIEVKIVKSQKVHIFVKDNGKGVKPEEIKYIFERYYRGTNTGESHKGSGLGMAIAKEIVEAHGGEVELRSMLKKVRK; encoded by the coding sequence ATGAAATGGAAATTGACCTTTAGATTTATATCTACAATAATTTCAGTGGTGATTATAGTAGTTTTCATAAATATAGTAGCTATAATTGGAATAACCATGAAAAGTAATTACAATAAATCCAGCAATAATCTATTATCAGAACTTGATGCAGAAGATTTTACAAGAAATTTTGAAAAATGCATAGGTATTTTTGATGATAAAATAGGTATGGATGAAAAAGGTAAGAAACTTTTGGATAGTAAAGGAATATGGTTTCAAATTTTAGATGAACAAGGTAAAGAGGTGTATAGTTATAAAAGACCCAGTAAAGTTCCATTAAAGTACACTCCTTTTCAAATTGTAAATGCTTACAAATATGAAGGGGGCGTTGGGACTGCAGAAACTATTTTTCTTGGAGAAAAAAATATAAACAATGTAAAATACAGTTACATTATAGGTTTTCCCATGAAAGAGGTTGAAAAACAAATATTTGTTTACAATATAGATAAAATGAAGTTTTTGTTTAAAAACATAAGTACATTTGTTATTTTAATAGATTCAATAATAGCTCTATTTTTTGGGTATTTGTTTAGTAGGGGACTTACAAAACCCATGGGTAATATAATCTCTGGAGTTAACAAAATGAGTCAGGGAGATTATAGTAAAGTATATAAGCCAAACGGCATATATAAAGAGGTTTTTTACAATTTAAATGATTTAAACTATACTCTTAAGGAAAATGAAAAAGAGAGAAAAAAACTTGAAAATATGAGGCAGGAGTGGATAGCTAATATTTCTCATGATATAAAGACTCCTCTTGCATCCATTAAGGGGTATGCTGAAATACTTGGAAGTCCTGAATATGAGTTTTCTGAGGAGGAGATTAAATCCTACGCAAATATTATAGATAAAAAATCCCAATACATAAAACAGCTAGTGGATGATTTGAATTTAGTGCAAAAACTTAAAAACAATACTTCTATGTTAAACATTAAAGAGGTAAATTTAGTAAAACTTACTAAAGATGTAGTTATTGACATACTAAATGACTATAAATATAAAGATAGTGATATTAACTTTATATCGAGGGAAAATGTAATCTTAAAAGAAGTAGATGAAGTTTTGATAAAAAGGGTAATTCATAACCTTTTGTACAATGCTATAATTCACAATTCAAAGGATGTAAAAATAGAGGTGAAAATAGTAAAAAGTCAGAAGGTTCATATCTTTGTAAAAGACAATGGAAAGGGAGTAAAACCAGAAGAAATTAAATATATATTTGAAAGGTACTATAGAGGTACAAATACCGGGGAAAGTCATAAGGGATCTGGACTTGGCATGGCCATTGCAAAAGAGATTGTAGAGGCTCATGGAGGAGAAGTGGAGCTTAGAAGTATGCTAAAAAAGGTACGGAAATAG
- a CDS encoding GntR family transcriptional regulator: MIVNFDEKLPIYVQVANIIKKQIVSSELKEGEKLPSVRELALKVKVNPNTIQRAYQELEREGLTFTQRGMGSFVTDDKDKIKILRKEMASNILDYFFKEMKELGFKSDEIKDIVFENINKEEK, translated from the coding sequence ATGATCGTAAATTTTGATGAGAAACTTCCAATATATGTTCAGGTAGCTAATATTATAAAAAAACAAATAGTTTCTTCAGAATTAAAGGAGGGAGAAAAATTGCCATCAGTAAGAGAATTAGCACTTAAAGTTAAAGTGAATCCAAACACTATCCAAAGAGCCTATCAAGAGCTGGAAAGGGAGGGACTTACATTTACTCAAAGGGGCATGGGTTCTTTTGTAACTGATGATAAAGATAAAATAAAAATTTTAAGAAAAGAAATGGCTAGTAATATACTTGATTACTTTTTTAAGGAAATGAAGGAATTAGGTTTTAAATCTGATGAGATTAAAGATATAGTTTTTGAAAATATTAATAAGGAGGAAAAGTAA